The following coding sequences are from one Treponema parvum window:
- a CDS encoding sugar phosphate isomerase/epimerase family protein — protein sequence MKLSTENGELRVRLGDRKTIEMLSKVGFDAIDYGFSPWLERGEMIWNTDRYAEYAKEVNMIAKDNGIYFNQAHGPFVFDTSLFPDYSKQVIPLFKRCFEVCALLNIPHMVVHPIHHLPYKGNEDLLWKINNDFYRMLLPFSKETGVKIALENMYQYDGKRGVLTTDVFAVPEKYAEFYDQLNDPHFICLVDTGHCGIVGETTERMLRVMGKRIKALHLNDNLFRTDDHIIPGHGLMNLDQVMRTLAEIDYEGDVTFEVLNIYRAYDDSFLETSARYLHDVGRYIIAKIEGYKNAKKTNKDNR from the coding sequence AATGCTTTCAAAAGTCGGGTTTGATGCGATTGACTACGGTTTTTCTCCATGGCTTGAAAGAGGCGAAATGATCTGGAATACGGATCGTTATGCCGAATACGCCAAAGAAGTAAACATGATCGCAAAGGATAACGGAATATACTTTAATCAGGCGCACGGGCCGTTTGTGTTTGATACGTCGTTGTTTCCGGATTATTCAAAACAGGTAATTCCTCTGTTTAAAAGATGTTTCGAAGTCTGCGCGCTTCTGAATATTCCGCACATGGTAGTTCATCCGATTCATCATCTCCCTTATAAAGGAAACGAAGATCTTTTGTGGAAGATAAATAACGATTTTTATCGCATGCTCCTTCCTTTCTCTAAGGAAACGGGAGTAAAGATCGCATTGGAAAACATGTATCAGTACGATGGCAAAAGAGGAGTTTTGACTACGGACGTATTTGCCGTGCCTGAAAAATATGCGGAATTTTACGATCAGCTTAATGATCCGCACTTTATATGCCTTGTAGACACGGGACATTGCGGCATTGTCGGAGAAACGACTGAGCGGATGCTCCGCGTAATGGGTAAACGCATTAAGGCTCTCCATTTAAATGACAATCTTTTTAGAACGGACGATCATATTATTCCCGGCCACGGACTTATGAATTTGGATCAGGTGATGAGAACCTTGGCGGAAATAGACTATGAAGGTGACGTGACCTTCGAAGTTTTAAACATATACAGAGCGTATGACGATTCGTTCCTTGAAACTTCCGCACGTTACCTGCATGATGTAGGAAGATACATAATTGCAAAAATCGAAGGTTATAAAAATGCAAAAAAAACAAATAAAGATAATCGCTGA
- a CDS encoding phosphatase has protein sequence MQKKQIKIIADTHTHTIISSDAFSTLLENIHAAKEREIKYICLTEHVYSVLPDAPKPSYFKSMHALPREFEGIKLVRGVEANIIDYDGKLDMPSDILQWLDWVIASLHTGAIAPATEKEHTRAWLSVAENPDVDVVGHCADPRYAFDIQSVIKAFAKYEKIVEVNNQSPVVRPGSEPIALEVLSACKKYGVPVVLSSDAHFVHCIGKFDNSIELIKKADFPIELILNADLKTFEKLIKTKSNGAF, from the coding sequence ATGCAAAAAAAACAAATAAAGATAATCGCTGACACTCACACGCACACTATAATCAGTTCCGATGCTTTTAGTACCCTTCTGGAAAACATTCATGCCGCAAAAGAGCGAGAAATAAAATATATTTGTCTTACCGAACATGTTTATTCTGTCTTACCCGATGCGCCTAAACCTTCATATTTTAAAAGTATGCATGCATTGCCGCGGGAATTCGAAGGAATAAAATTAGTACGCGGCGTAGAAGCGAACATCATTGATTACGACGGAAAACTGGATATGCCTTCCGATATACTTCAATGGCTGGATTGGGTGATCGCTTCCCTGCATACCGGAGCTATAGCTCCTGCCACTGAAAAGGAACATACAAGAGCATGGTTGTCTGTCGCAGAAAATCCTGACGTGGATGTAGTCGGCCATTGCGCAGATCCGCGGTATGCATTTGACATACAAAGCGTAATAAAGGCTTTTGCAAAATATGAAAAGATCGTAGAAGTGAACAACCAATCGCCGGTTGTGCGCCCCGGCTCCGAACCAATTGCGCTTGAAGTGCTTTCCGCCTGTAAAAAATACGGAGTTCCGGTAGTTTTGTCTTCAGACGCACACTTCGTTCACTGCATAGGGAAATTCGATAATTCCATTGAGCTTATCAAAAAAGCGGATTTTCCGATTGAATTGATTTTGAATGCGGATTTAAAAACTTTTGAAAAACTCATAAAGACAAAAAGCAACGGTGCCTTTTAA
- a CDS encoding FGGY-family carbohydrate kinase, which translates to MKYFLGIDNGGTSTKAAVYDENGRELSVAETSTNLIVPKVGFAERDMEEMWQANCTVIKKSIDKAKIDPSDIACIACSGHGKGVYLWGKNGKPSYPGICSIDNRAWEYPKKWAKDGTEKKVFEISKQHILACQPVSLLAWLKDHEPNVIPQTQYIFSCKDYVRFRLTDQAFNERTDASGANFVNLDTGEYDKELLSLFGIEECYDKLPALKNSADICGRVTKKAAEETGLKEGTAVAGGAFDIDACALALKVFDDKCCCMIAGTWSINEYVSSFPILTGEILMNSFFCIPGKFLVEECSPTSAGNLEWFIQNLMPELKNECKKNQSSIYEFIENSIRSLPSDENCPVFLPFLLGSNVHPLASSCFIGMSKYHTRAHLLKAVFEGIVFSHRYHFEKLQRAAKKTFDLIRLAGGANNSVAWTQIFADNMKIPIEVMDVNETGTLGCAVIGAAATGTYSSLSQAAQNMSRVKRVVTPNKDNYSYYDKKYSLYKKCIDALEPVWEEFGKDA; encoded by the coding sequence ATGAAATATTTTTTAGGAATTGACAACGGCGGAACCAGCACAAAGGCTGCGGTTTACGATGAAAACGGCAGAGAACTGTCTGTAGCGGAAACTTCCACAAATCTTATCGTTCCAAAGGTGGGTTTTGCAGAACGCGACATGGAAGAAATGTGGCAGGCTAATTGCACTGTGATTAAAAAGAGCATAGATAAAGCGAAAATAGATCCCAGCGACATCGCCTGTATCGCGTGTTCCGGACACGGCAAGGGCGTTTACCTTTGGGGAAAAAATGGAAAACCTTCGTACCCGGGAATATGTTCGATAGATAACAGAGCATGGGAATATCCTAAAAAATGGGCAAAGGACGGAACTGAAAAAAAAGTATTTGAAATTTCAAAACAGCACATACTTGCGTGTCAACCCGTGTCGCTACTGGCATGGCTGAAAGACCACGAACCGAATGTAATCCCCCAAACCCAATACATATTCAGCTGCAAAGACTACGTCCGCTTCAGATTGACAGATCAGGCTTTTAACGAAAGAACGGACGCGTCCGGAGCAAATTTCGTTAATTTAGATACGGGGGAATACGACAAGGAACTTTTAAGCTTATTCGGAATTGAAGAATGTTACGACAAACTTCCCGCTTTAAAAAATTCGGCGGACATATGCGGTAGAGTGACAAAAAAAGCCGCAGAGGAAACAGGTCTTAAAGAAGGAACCGCAGTAGCAGGCGGCGCCTTTGACATAGATGCGTGCGCGCTCGCACTGAAGGTTTTTGACGACAAATGCTGCTGTATGATCGCAGGCACGTGGAGCATAAACGAATACGTTTCTTCATTTCCCATATTAACGGGCGAAATTTTGATGAATTCATTCTTTTGTATACCCGGAAAATTTCTTGTAGAGGAATGCAGTCCTACGAGCGCCGGAAATTTGGAATGGTTCATACAAAATCTTATGCCGGAGCTGAAAAACGAATGTAAAAAAAATCAAAGCAGCATATACGAGTTTATTGAAAATTCCATACGTTCCCTTCCAAGCGATGAAAACTGTCCTGTTTTTTTGCCGTTTTTGCTTGGAAGCAACGTCCATCCTCTGGCCTCAAGCTGTTTTATAGGGATGAGCAAATACCACACGAGAGCTCATCTTTTAAAAGCGGTATTCGAGGGCATAGTGTTCTCGCACAGATACCACTTTGAAAAATTACAACGAGCGGCAAAAAAAACTTTCGATCTCATCCGGCTTGCGGGAGGAGCAAATAATTCGGTCGCATGGACGCAGATTTTTGCGGACAATATGAAAATTCCTATTGAAGTTATGGATGTGAACGAAACGGGCACTTTAGGCTGCGCCGTAATAGGAGCCGCAGCGACAGGCACGTACTCGTCGCTCTCTCAGGCTGCACAAAACATGAGCCGTGTGAAGCGTGTAGTAACTCCGAATAAAGACAATTATTCATATTATGACAAAAAATATTCACTGTATAAAAAATGCATAGATGCGCTTGAGCCGGTATGGGAAGAATTCGGTAAAGACGCATAA
- a CDS encoding transglycosylase domain-containing protein, translating into MKAVSKIQKNVRAAGFCAACALLLFAVLDLFFLPFPKLNAFRKRDWSTRIYDRRGTLVQVLALEGGVRREFTPLSAMPEQAIDIFLAAEDKRFFSHCGLDFSAVVRAALQNIRNAQRVSGASTVTMQLARLVVPAKKRTLAAKLNEAWNALRIERRLSKNEILELYLNTLPFGFQTEGITSAAKTFFAAPLEKLSIEQLCCLAVIPRRPSGNNPLEHPQVCAERACELYRSLGNSSAASGNSAADSGHDAPTAYVPLEHFVRVAENARRAEYPFYLPHCVDFLKRRFAREGRSLPPEIRLTADAFFSFHAENLLAGELANNSHARVYNGAVFAIENETGNIIVWVGSNSYFDRDHQGQIDGVTAMNQSGSSSKPFLYALALDKGYKPSDVLPDIPLRFGSDEVYIPRNFNNRYNGPVRFRTALASSLNVPAVSLLDSIGEAFYADTLDKLHFDSIRTKGLDAGLALALGSARVSLYELVRAFSVFPRDGTVIPLRLLEDSGSSGEALRSADSPPNSVNDDFSPSRVYSPDSARIICSILSDSEARVKGFGFSSVLKTDFPSMFKTGTANQYQSLIALCASSAYTVGVWLGNFSGETVIGKTGSSIPAYIAKEVLTRLQTSADGSGKILPARNFAEPEHWHRGTVCALSGMIASPDCPNTISEYLPDSLTAEDKKRLRCTWHTKENGRLKTVYPEEYRNWFLSAERYGAVNAGGAPLAIVRPVSGSRFLYDSAYKNIAVVPLEINGGHGDTVRVFLDGAEYAVLERPFFINLSAGKGKHRVRAVCADEEKTVVFTVE; encoded by the coding sequence ATGAAGGCCGTTTCGAAGATACAAAAAAACGTTCGCGCTGCCGGTTTTTGTGCCGCCTGCGCGTTGCTTTTGTTTGCCGTGCTTGACCTCTTCTTTTTGCCGTTTCCGAAGCTCAACGCGTTTAGGAAGCGGGATTGGAGTACGCGCATTTACGACAGGCGCGGCACATTGGTGCAAGTACTTGCGCTCGAAGGCGGCGTGCGCCGAGAGTTTACTCCGCTTTCGGCTATGCCGGAGCAAGCCATTGATATTTTTTTAGCGGCCGAAGACAAACGTTTTTTTTCGCACTGCGGACTTGATTTTTCGGCCGTAGTGCGCGCCGCGCTGCAAAATATACGGAACGCTCAAAGAGTGAGCGGCGCTTCGACCGTTACGATGCAGCTTGCCCGTCTTGTAGTTCCGGCAAAAAAACGCACGCTTGCGGCAAAACTCAACGAAGCATGGAACGCGCTTCGCATAGAGCGACGCTTAAGCAAAAACGAAATACTCGAGCTGTATTTGAATACGCTGCCCTTCGGCTTCCAAACCGAAGGCATTACGTCCGCCGCAAAAACTTTTTTTGCCGCGCCGCTTGAAAAGCTGAGCATAGAACAGCTGTGCTGCCTTGCGGTTATACCGCGCCGCCCTTCGGGCAACAATCCACTCGAGCACCCGCAGGTGTGCGCCGAGCGCGCCTGTGAACTGTACCGTTCGCTCGGCAATTCGTCTGCCGCTTCCGGCAATTCCGCCGCCGATTCCGGTCACGACGCGCCAACAGCTTACGTGCCGCTTGAACACTTTGTGCGCGTTGCCGAAAACGCGCGGCGTGCCGAATATCCGTTTTATTTGCCGCACTGCGTTGATTTTTTGAAAAGGCGGTTTGCGCGCGAGGGCCGCTCCCTTCCCCCGGAAATACGATTGACCGCCGATGCGTTTTTTTCTTTTCACGCCGAAAATCTTTTGGCGGGCGAACTTGCAAACAATTCACATGCGCGCGTGTACAACGGCGCGGTGTTTGCAATCGAAAACGAAACGGGGAACATCATCGTGTGGGTCGGTTCCAACTCGTATTTCGACCGCGACCATCAGGGGCAGATCGACGGCGTTACCGCGATGAACCAAAGCGGTTCGAGCTCAAAACCTTTTTTGTACGCGCTCGCGCTGGACAAAGGCTATAAGCCCTCCGACGTGCTCCCCGACATTCCGCTTCGCTTCGGCTCGGACGAAGTGTACATTCCGCGCAACTTCAACAACCGCTATAACGGCCCCGTGCGCTTCCGTACCGCCCTCGCATCCAGTTTGAATGTACCGGCCGTAAGCCTCTTGGATTCGATCGGCGAAGCTTTTTATGCCGACACGCTCGATAAACTGCATTTCGATTCGATACGCACAAAGGGACTCGACGCGGGGCTTGCGCTCGCGCTCGGAAGTGCTCGGGTATCCTTGTATGAATTGGTGCGGGCATTCAGCGTTTTTCCGCGCGACGGAACGGTTATTCCGCTCCGCTTGCTCGAAGATTCCGGCAGCAGCGGAGAAGCACTTCGCTCGGCTGATTCGCCGCCCAATTCGGTAAACGACGATTTTTCGCCTTCGCGCGTATATTCTCCGGACAGCGCGCGCATTATCTGTTCGATTTTGTCCGACAGCGAAGCGCGCGTAAAAGGCTTCGGTTTTTCGTCCGTGCTCAAAACGGACTTTCCGTCCATGTTCAAAACGGGAACGGCAAATCAATATCAAAGCCTTATCGCTCTGTGTGCGAGTTCCGCCTATACCGTGGGCGTGTGGCTCGGAAACTTTTCCGGCGAAACCGTTATCGGTAAAACGGGCAGTTCGATTCCCGCTTACATCGCAAAAGAAGTGCTTACCCGATTGCAAACCTCTGCGGACGGAAGCGGTAAGATTCTTCCGGCGCGCAACTTTGCCGAACCGGAACATTGGCACCGCGGAACCGTGTGCGCGCTTTCGGGCATGATCGCTTCTCCCGATTGTCCGAACACGATAAGCGAATACCTTCCCGATTCCCTTACCGCCGAAGATAAAAAAAGGCTCCGCTGCACCTGGCATACAAAAGAAAACGGAAGGTTAAAAACCGTGTATCCCGAAGAGTACCGAAACTGGTTTTTGTCGGCCGAACGTTACGGTGCCGTCAATGCAGGCGGCGCTCCGCTTGCTATAGTCCGCCCCGTGTCGGGAAGCCGTTTCCTCTACGACAGTGCGTATAAAAACATCGCCGTCGTTCCGCTTGAAATAAACGGCGGGCACGGCGATACGGTGCGCGTGTTTTTGGACGGCGCGGAGTATGCGGTCTTGGAACGCCCGTTTTTTATAAATCTTAGCGCGGGTAAAGGAAAACACCGTGTGCGCGCCGTGTGCGCGGACGAAGAGAAAACCGTCGTTTTTACGGTAGAGTAG